GAGAAGCTGTTTTCCAAATACAACAGGTACTTTCGCGAGCACAGGCTTGGCGAAGACATATTCATCACAACACGCGTTCCAAATCCAACTGTTGAAAAGGACAAGGGGAAACTTTTGCTTGAAACCCTTGAAGGAATACCCAGGAACTTTGACACTGCAATGGCGTTTGGGCAGGATTGCGCCCCAATTTTTGAAATCATATTGCCAATGACTTCAAGCTATCTGGAAATAGAGCGCATTCACAGGTACTATGAAAAATATGTCGTTGGAAAGGCGCACAAAACACTTGTGGACTCTGACATAACAATCTCACAGTGGATTGGGGAAATAAAGCCAGATAAAATTTCCGTCATACCGCTGTTTGAGAACAGCCAAAGCATTCTTGCAAGCGCGCAGATAGCAGAAAAATATATCTCAAACAAAAAAGACTTGGAGTACCAGCGGATTTTTCTTGCCCGCTCTGACCCGGCTTTGAATTATGGTTCAGTGTCGGCAGTTCTTTTGGCAAAGGTGGCCCTCCAAAGACTAAATCTACTTGAGGAAAAAAGTTCCGTGAAAATACTGCCAATTTTAGGCGTCGGCTCTGCGCCGTTTAGGGGCAACATGAAGCCAATAAACGGCCACAACTGCACCGGCGAGTATCCCTCAGTCCAGACATTCACATTGCAGTCGTCATTCAAATACGACTATCCTGAAAGGGTTGTGCGCGACTGCATTGATTCGCTGAATGAAACAAGCAGGGGCAGGCCGCTTGCCATTGACGAGCAAAAGGCGCTTGCTTTAGTCGAAAAAATCACAAGTGCATACCAGCGGGAAGTCGAAGTTCTTGCGCCGCACATCAATAAAATTTCAAAGTTTATACCCGCAAAAAGGGCAAGGAAGCTTCACATTGGCCTGTTTGGCTACAACCGTGCAATGAAGGGGATAAAACTCCCAAGGGCAATCAACTTTTGCGCCTCGCTTTATTCCCTTGGCATTCCGCCAGAAACGCTGGGACTTTCGGCGCTTTCTGAAAAAGAGTTTGACTGCCTAAGGGAAATATACGTTCATCTCGAGGAGGACTTGCGCGACGCATTCAAGTTCGCCAATCCAGATAACATTAGATTGCTCCCAAGCGCAGTTTCAAAAAAT
The sequence above is drawn from the Candidatus Parvarchaeota archaeon genome and encodes:
- a CDS encoding phosphoenolpyruvate carboxylase produces the protein MSTQHPDNVQTPFFSDSEIILGETEIKEAYYVFSHLAAREQMWDSEGKEVDNFVVEKLFSKYNRYFREHRLGEDIFITTRVPNPTVEKDKGKLLLETLEGIPRNFDTAMAFGQDCAPIFEIILPMTSSYLEIERIHRYYEKYVVGKAHKTLVDSDITISQWIGEIKPDKISVIPLFENSQSILASAQIAEKYISNKKDLEYQRIFLARSDPALNYGSVSAVLLAKVALQRLNLLEEKSSVKILPILGVGSAPFRGNMKPINGHNCTGEYPSVQTFTLQSSFKYDYPERVVRDCIDSLNETSRGRPLAIDEQKALALVEKITSAYQREVEVLAPHINKISKFIPAKRARKLHIGLFGYNRAMKGIKLPRAINFCASLYSLGIPPETLGLSALSEKEFDCLREIYVHLEEDLRDAFKFANPDNIRLLPSAVSKNIKKALSFVPVECDGEYIKTTSFIWKDMQTDNSAIIPEHVQHAAYMRGFLG